CATCGAAGGAAATTGGCGCATGAGTCACTCTTAAGATATGTCTTACGATAGGTCGTACGATATACCTCGCCCGCCGTACTCGTCAACTCCGCCATTCCGTCTCGCTTAGCCCGAAGACCCACGACGCGCCTATTCCGTGGCGCCGCGCGGCGCGCCCCCATCGCCCTGTACCCATTGCGCGAAGTCCACAGCACGAGGCTCGTCCGGCGCGGGCGCATAAACCACAAGCCGCAGGTGACGGCTTTCATCGACGCTCAAGGTGGCGTGCTCGAACGCGATATCGCCCAGCGATTCCACGTGCAGCGTGCGCAGGCCCATGCACGTGCCATGCACATCATGCTCGCGCCACCACGCTTGGAAATCGGGCGACACGCGTTCCAGTTCATCCACCAACTCGGCGATGTCGGATACGCCGGCGGCGCTGGCGAAATCGCGCCGGAACGAGGACAGCATGCGCGGCGCCTGCGCCGTCCAGTTCACAAAGCGTTCGCGCATGGCCGGATCCACGAACAGCATCCAGAGCAGGTTGCGCCGGCCCGGCGCCTGTCCGGAAAAATTGAACACCTTGTCCGCCGCGGCGTTCCACACCACCACGTCCCATCGCAGATTCAGGATGTAGGCGGGGCGCGCGGGCAGGTCATCCATCAGGCGGCGGACCTGCGCGGGCACGGTGCACCACGTGCGGCCGGTCTCGGCTGGTGGGCGCTGGTGCGCCAGCAGATACAGATGACGGCGCTCGGCGTCGTCCAGCCGCAACACGCGGGCCAGGTTTTCCAGAAAGGCAGCCGACACGCTGATGTTGCGGCCCTGTTCAAACCACGTGTACCAGGCCAGTCCAACGCCGGCCAGCGCCGCCACTTCCTCGCGGCGCAGGCCGGGCGTGCGGCGGCGGCGTCCGGGTGGCAGCCCAAGGTCGGCGGGACTGAGCCGTTCGCGGCGCAGCCGCAGAAAATCGGCCAGATCAGCGCGAGTGCGGTCCAGACGGCTGGGGATAGCGGGTTCAGTCATGACGCTGTTGCAGGGAGTAATAGCATAAACAGCTAAATTGTATAAGGCTAAAGGTCTGCCCAGAATAGCGCCGATCCTGACTTTTCGGACGCTTTCATGTCGACCTCTACCCTTCCCGCCACGCCGTCGGCCGCCCGTGCCGACACTGCCTCGCCACAACTCGGCAAGCTCGGCCTGGCGGTACTGCTATCCGGCGGCTTCATCACCATCTTCGACCTCTTCGTCGTGAACGTGGCCATCCCCAGCATGCAGACCACGCTGTCGGCCAGCTTCGCGCAGATCAACTTCATCATCGTCGCCTACGAACTGGCGTACGGCGTGCTGCTGATCGCGGGCAGCCGGTTGGGCGACCGCCATGGCAGGCGGCGGCTGTTCATGCTGGGCATGGCGGCGTTTGCGCTGGCGTCAGCGTTGTGTGGCCTGGCGCCCACGCCGGACACGCTGATTGCCGCGCGC
The DNA window shown above is from Achromobacter spanius and carries:
- a CDS encoding helix-turn-helix transcriptional regulator, with protein sequence MTEPAIPSRLDRTRADLADFLRLRRERLSPADLGLPPGRRRRTPGLRREEVAALAGVGLAWYTWFEQGRNISVSAAFLENLARVLRLDDAERRHLYLLAHQRPPAETGRTWCTVPAQVRRLMDDLPARPAYILNLRWDVVVWNAAADKVFNFSGQAPGRRNLLWMLFVDPAMRERFVNWTAQAPRMLSSFRRDFASAAGVSDIAELVDELERVSPDFQAWWREHDVHGTCMGLRTLHVESLGDIAFEHATLSVDESRHLRLVVYAPAPDEPRAVDFAQWVQGDGGAPRGATE